The Montipora foliosa isolate CH-2021 chromosome 14, ASM3666993v2, whole genome shotgun sequence genome window below encodes:
- the LOC137984504 gene encoding zinc finger MYM-type protein 2-like gives MEGKEFRKTKEVLVAKQKELKKDGKGNKPKAARMLTDEDVVDILYGHDLLGCSSSEALINTIWLNNTLFFGLRGCQEHRVVRWGDVERKETADGTAFLEYNERQTKTRTGADPKDSRTVKPKMSAVVGSERDPVRAYDLYASKRPDDLKSPDSPFYLAINHTTKAVNTKPWFKSAPMGVNKLKSLMKTMAEKAGLDAKNLTNGVAGMAQGWRSGSFLARSGF, from the coding sequence ATGGAAGGAAAGGAGTTCAGAAAGACTAAAGAAGTATTAGTCGCAAAGCAAAAGGAACTAAAGAAAGATGGGAAAGGAAATAAACCAAAGGCTGCGCGTATGCTAACAGACGAAGACGTCGTTGATATTCTGTATGGCCACGATTTACTCGGTTGCTCTTCATCAGAGGCTCTTATTAACACTATATGGTTAAACAACACACTGTTCTTTGGACTGAGGGGTTGTCAAGAGCacagggttgtgagatggggcgatgttgaaaggaaagaaacagCGGACGGAACAGCATTTCTAGAGTACAACGAAAGACAGACGAAGACACGAACAGGCGCTGATCCAAAAGACTCTCGTACTGTAAAGCCAAAAATGTCTGCTGTCGTTGGCAGTGAAAGAGATCCTGTCCGGGCTTATGACCTCTATGCTTCTAAAAGACCAGATGACCTGAAGTCTCCGGATAGTCCGTTTTATTTAGCAATCAATCACACTACAAAAGCCGTAAATACAAAACCTTGGTTCAAGTCAGCTCCCATGGGAGTTAACAAACTCAAGTCACTTATGAAAACAATGGCAGAAAAAGCTGGATTAGATGCGAAAAACCTCACCAATGGggttgcagggatggcgcagggatggcgcagtggctcgttcctcgctcgttcgggtttttga